One window of Akkermansia biwaensis genomic DNA carries:
- the thiS gene encoding sulfur carrier protein ThiS, with product MTAQDSIILNGVPYFLAEPCSVIRLLELLNMKGNPVVVEHNGSALLPRDFSRVTVVPGDTVEVVSIVAGG from the coding sequence ATGACCGCCCAAGACAGCATTATCCTGAACGGCGTCCCCTATTTTCTGGCGGAACCCTGTTCCGTCATACGGCTTCTGGAACTCCTGAATATGAAGGGAAATCCAGTGGTGGTGGAACACAACGGTTCCGCACTCCTGCCCCGGGATTTTTCCCGTGTTACGGTTGTTCCGGGGGATACGGTAGAAGTGGTCTCCATCGTTGCCGGCGGCTGA